From Vibrio tritonius, the proteins below share one genomic window:
- a CDS encoding sensor histidine kinase, with protein MNAQYKLQQYLNIDRLQTLQDNFSKSMMVALVVVDADGVPVTQPSGFCEYCEYARQDPKQKHQCYQSDSAGGKLAMQSGKPAVYRCYCGFVECAVPIMINGRYLGAFISGQVKIDKTDDNHPVPYILSQNKNIANDERYIALFNKAQSMPYDRFESIAYTLFNVASYLVEQAHNTYIQSELRRKEIELTDELRKRMEIERSLHEAEFKALSYQINPHFLFNVLNTIGRLAFLEEAQRTETMVHDFADMMRYLLRKNNQGLITLKQEINYVKNYMSIQTVRMGNRFTYSIDIPDRYLNVVCPFLVLQPLVENFFNYVVEPREIVSELSIKAIDDGENVIIELKDNGDGISPENIDLILSGERNQQKGGIGIFNIINRMKLLFGDHYKLELSSPYQPMKGTTIRLRFPMQQ; from the coding sequence ATGAACGCTCAATATAAACTCCAGCAATACTTGAATATTGATAGGCTGCAAACACTTCAAGACAATTTCAGTAAGTCGATGATGGTGGCTCTGGTGGTGGTTGATGCAGATGGCGTGCCGGTCACGCAACCAAGTGGCTTTTGTGAATATTGCGAGTACGCAAGACAAGACCCTAAGCAGAAACATCAGTGCTATCAGAGCGATTCAGCCGGTGGAAAACTTGCTATGCAGTCAGGCAAACCCGCGGTTTATCGCTGTTATTGTGGCTTTGTCGAGTGTGCTGTTCCCATTATGATCAATGGTCGTTATCTTGGCGCATTTATCTCAGGCCAAGTAAAAATTGATAAGACGGATGATAATCATCCTGTCCCTTATATTCTCAGTCAAAATAAAAACATCGCTAACGATGAACGCTATATTGCACTCTTTAATAAAGCTCAAAGCATGCCCTACGATAGATTTGAGTCTATCGCGTACACGTTGTTTAATGTTGCCTCTTATCTCGTAGAACAAGCTCACAATACTTATATTCAAAGTGAGCTAAGACGCAAAGAAATTGAACTTACGGATGAATTGCGTAAAAGAATGGAAATAGAACGTTCTTTACATGAAGCCGAGTTTAAGGCGTTGTCCTATCAAATTAATCCACATTTTCTTTTTAATGTATTAAACACCATTGGCCGACTTGCCTTTTTAGAAGAAGCACAGCGTACCGAAACCATGGTGCACGATTTTGCCGATATGATGCGTTATTTACTAAGAAAGAATAATCAGGGGTTAATCACGCTAAAACAAGAAATAAATTATGTGAAGAATTACATGTCCATTCAAACGGTGCGCATGGGTAATCGCTTTACCTATTCTATTGATATACCGGATCGTTACTTAAACGTGGTGTGTCCTTTTTTAGTGCTACAACCCTTGGTCGAAAATTTCTTTAATTACGTGGTCGAACCGAGAGAAATTGTCAGTGAATTATCGATAAAAGCAATCGATGACGGAGAGAACGTAATTATTGAACTGAAAGATAACGGTGACGGAATCTCACCAGAGAATATCGACCTCATATTGTCTGGCGAGCGTAATCAACAAAAAGGCGGCATCGGCATTTTTAATATCATTAACCGCATGAAATTACTGTTTGGCGATCATTATAAGCTGGAATTATCCAGCCCTTACCAACCCATGAAGGGCACCACCATTCGCTTACGCTTTCCGATGCAGCAATAG
- a CDS encoding AraC family transcriptional regulator, with protein MYNIVIVEDEPIELESLNRIVSQCVDNVVLHEASTGKQAIALIDSLKQIDMMLVDINIPLPNGKEVIEYLKAKNNTTKVVVTSANDDFDMLRSMLSLHVEDYLLKPVKKATLTETINRTLGVDRQTMSASRAMKQNITDLLDHAQCAQWHDYLLKQVNQAFQQAQAGTDASLQLKELFDTIRIHLARPNDQYATVHTKLNSLAQEVERYGLTPSLYAHLILSLLRLSHEIFSMTPITAKPHSSHQAFLQRATLHIERHILEKLTLDDIAKHAFVSACYLSRGFKNQCGVGVSNYITQRKIMIACGLLQYSDLNMNTIALELAWQDANYFCRVFKKTVGMTPSAYRQHHALPQRSAAIVTG; from the coding sequence ATGTACAACATTGTTATTGTGGAAGATGAACCCATCGAACTTGAATCGCTCAACCGCATTGTTTCTCAATGTGTGGATAATGTTGTACTCCATGAGGCATCAACTGGAAAACAAGCCATAGCGCTTATTGACTCATTAAAGCAGATCGACATGATGCTGGTAGATATCAATATTCCGCTGCCCAACGGCAAAGAGGTGATTGAGTATCTCAAAGCAAAAAACAACACCACCAAAGTCGTGGTCACCAGTGCTAATGACGATTTTGATATGTTACGCAGCATGTTGAGCTTACATGTCGAAGATTATCTATTAAAACCGGTGAAAAAAGCCACGCTCACCGAGACCATCAACCGCACATTAGGTGTCGATAGACAAACCATGTCGGCATCACGCGCCATGAAACAGAACATTACCGATCTATTAGATCATGCGCAATGCGCCCAATGGCATGATTACCTTTTAAAGCAGGTCAATCAAGCGTTCCAACAGGCTCAAGCAGGTACGGATGCAAGCCTTCAGCTCAAAGAGCTTTTCGATACTATCCGCATTCACCTTGCTCGCCCGAATGACCAATATGCCACGGTACACACTAAGCTCAATAGCCTTGCCCAAGAGGTAGAGCGTTATGGGCTGACCCCATCACTGTATGCTCATCTTATTCTTTCGTTGCTTAGGTTAAGCCACGAGATTTTTTCGATGACACCGATAACAGCAAAACCGCATTCGAGCCATCAAGCGTTTTTGCAACGAGCAACACTGCACATTGAACGCCATATTCTCGAAAAACTCACGTTAGACGATATTGCAAAACACGCCTTTGTCAGTGCGTGCTACCTAAGTCGAGGATTCAAAAACCAGTGCGGCGTTGGAGTGTCAAACTACATCACTCAACGCAAAATCATGATTGCGTGCGGGCTGTTACAGTACAGCGACCTCAACATGAACACCATTGCTTTAGAACTGGCGTGGCAAGACGCCAACTATTTCTGTCGTGTGTTTAAAAAAACGGTTGGCATGACACCGTCTGCCTACCGACAACACCACGCCTTACCACAACGTTCAGCCGCAATCGTCACTGGTTAA
- a CDS encoding glycyl-radical enzyme activating protein has translation MNEVNYHAEGTLFNIQRYSIHDGPGIRTIPFFKGCPLSCKWCSNPESQRLKPELMFNSLRCVHCGKCEVVCPHQALSFANRYFIDRDKCHQCGECVAACPTQALEMKGTRMSVAQVVDELKKEENLFRRAGGGVTLSGGEPLAQPEFARELLKACKEKGWHTAIETSAYAPKRVIREIFPFIDVALTDIKAINPFIHREHTGVDNRIILENLLRIAQITQLVVRVPVIPGVNDNVEEIQAITEFAKLLRGVESLHLLPYHTYGENKYALLGRIYPMGETAPVSEEKMEQLKATVEAQGFECQIGG, from the coding sequence ATGAATGAAGTGAATTACCATGCCGAAGGGACTCTGTTCAATATTCAACGCTATTCGATCCATGATGGACCGGGAATTCGGACTATTCCTTTTTTCAAAGGATGTCCGCTATCGTGTAAATGGTGCAGCAACCCAGAATCGCAACGTCTCAAACCTGAACTGATGTTCAATAGCCTACGTTGTGTGCATTGCGGTAAGTGTGAGGTGGTGTGTCCCCATCAAGCGTTGTCGTTTGCCAACCGGTATTTTATTGATCGTGATAAATGTCACCAATGTGGCGAATGCGTTGCCGCCTGTCCAACCCAAGCATTAGAAATGAAAGGTACACGGATGAGTGTGGCGCAAGTGGTTGATGAACTGAAAAAAGAAGAAAACCTGTTTCGCCGTGCGGGTGGGGGTGTCACGCTGTCTGGTGGAGAGCCGCTAGCCCAGCCGGAATTTGCGCGCGAATTGCTTAAAGCGTGCAAAGAGAAAGGGTGGCATACGGCGATAGAAACATCGGCTTATGCACCGAAACGAGTGATTAGAGAGATTTTTCCCTTTATTGATGTGGCGCTGACCGACATCAAAGCGATCAATCCCTTTATTCATCGAGAGCACACTGGCGTCGATAATCGCATCATTTTGGAAAATTTGCTGCGTATTGCGCAAATCACTCAGCTGGTGGTGCGAGTGCCAGTGATCCCAGGCGTAAATGATAACGTTGAAGAGATCCAAGCCATTACCGAGTTTGCTAAGTTATTGCGTGGCGTTGAGTCGTTGCACTTGTTGCCTTATCACACCTATGGTGAGAACAAATACGCGCTGCTGGGGCGTATTTACCCAATGGGAGAGACAGCGCCAGTTAGCGAAGAGAAAATGGAGCAGCTTAAAGCAACAGTAGAAGCGCAAGGTTTCGAATGTCAAATCGGTGGTTAA
- the grpM gene encoding glycyl radical diol dehydratase GrpM encodes MLEKGFTNPTDRVVRLKNTILRAQPYVESERAVLATQAYRENEQLPAIMRRAKVVEKIFNELPVTIRPDELIVGAVTINPRSTEICPEFSFDWVEKEFETMATRIADPFVIEKKTAQQLHEAFKYWPGKTTSELAASYMSAETHAAMNNGVFTVGNYFFGGVGHVCVDYGKILKKGFSGVIDEVKQALANLDRTQPDYIKKEQFYHAVIISYQAAIKFAHRYADEAARLAQLEANPHRKDELAQIAQNCRRVPEQGATTFWEACQAFWFVQSMLQIESSGHSISPGRFDQYMYPYLAADTDIDPIFAQELVDCCWIKLNDINKTRDEVSAQAFAGYAVFQNLIVGGQTEEGLDATNRLTYMCMEATAHVRLPQPSFSIRVWQGTPDEFLFRACELVRLGLGVPAMYNDEVIIPALQNRGVSLHDARDYCIIGCVEPQAPHRTEGWHDAAFFNVAKVLEITLHGGRVGNKQLGPVTAEMTKYTNIEDFFAAFKTQMAYFVHKLVEACNSVDIAHGERCPLPFLSAMVDDCIGRGKSLQEGGAIYNFTGPQAFGIADSGDSVYAMQKQVFDDKKLSLAELKTALDANFDYQGQPQTASRMSLGEDEINALVQRIVEQNGALEPAAIKEEVYRQLSETNVTPASSGRMSRNEEIRHILENTPCFGNDIDAVDYVARRCALVYCQEVEKYTNPRGGRFQAGIYPVSANVLFGKDVAALPDGRLAKQPLADGVSPRQGKDILGPTAAANSVAKLDHFIASNGTLYNQKFLPSALAGEKGLRHFSGLVRSYFDKKGMHVQFNVIDRDLLLDAQQHPEEHQDLVVRVAGYSAQFIVLAKEVQDDIISRTEQTF; translated from the coding sequence ATGTTAGAGAAAGGCTTTACCAACCCAACCGATCGGGTGGTTAGACTGAAAAATACCATTTTACGTGCACAGCCCTATGTCGAATCTGAACGAGCAGTGCTTGCCACCCAAGCCTATCGTGAAAACGAACAGCTTCCTGCGATTATGCGACGGGCTAAAGTGGTGGAGAAAATCTTTAATGAACTGCCTGTCACCATTCGTCCAGACGAGTTGATTGTTGGGGCGGTGACCATCAATCCACGTTCTACGGAAATTTGTCCGGAATTCTCGTTCGATTGGGTTGAAAAAGAGTTCGAGACGATGGCAACGCGTATTGCTGACCCGTTCGTGATTGAAAAGAAAACCGCCCAACAACTGCATGAAGCATTTAAATACTGGCCCGGTAAAACTACCAGTGAACTGGCGGCGTCTTACATGTCTGCTGAAACACACGCTGCGATGAACAATGGTGTGTTCACGGTCGGCAACTACTTCTTCGGTGGGGTAGGTCATGTGTGTGTGGATTACGGTAAGATTCTGAAAAAGGGTTTTAGCGGCGTCATCGACGAAGTAAAGCAAGCGTTAGCAAACCTAGACCGCACCCAACCCGATTACATTAAGAAAGAACAGTTCTATCATGCGGTGATCATCAGTTATCAAGCCGCTATTAAGTTCGCTCATCGCTATGCAGATGAAGCTGCGCGCCTTGCCCAACTTGAAGCTAATCCTCATCGTAAAGATGAATTAGCACAGATCGCACAAAACTGTCGTCGCGTGCCTGAACAAGGGGCAACCACGTTCTGGGAAGCCTGCCAAGCTTTCTGGTTTGTGCAAAGTATGTTGCAAATCGAATCAAGCGGTCACTCGATTTCTCCAGGGCGTTTCGACCAATATATGTACCCCTATTTGGCAGCAGATACGGATATCGACCCTATCTTCGCCCAAGAATTGGTTGATTGCTGCTGGATCAAACTTAACGACATCAATAAAACCCGTGATGAAGTCTCTGCACAAGCGTTTGCCGGTTATGCCGTGTTCCAAAACTTGATTGTGGGTGGTCAAACCGAAGAGGGTTTAGATGCCACTAACCGCCTAACATACATGTGTATGGAAGCAACGGCACACGTACGTTTACCGCAACCTTCCTTCTCCATTCGCGTATGGCAAGGGACACCAGATGAGTTTCTGTTCCGCGCTTGTGAATTAGTGCGTTTAGGCTTAGGTGTGCCTGCGATGTACAACGATGAAGTGATCATTCCGGCGCTACAAAACCGCGGGGTATCGCTCCACGATGCGCGTGATTACTGCATTATCGGTTGTGTTGAGCCGCAAGCGCCACACCGTACCGAAGGTTGGCATGATGCGGCATTCTTTAACGTCGCCAAAGTGCTTGAAATTACCTTACATGGTGGTCGTGTCGGTAATAAACAGTTGGGACCTGTCACTGCCGAAATGACCAAATACACCAACATCGAAGACTTTTTTGCCGCGTTTAAAACGCAAATGGCGTACTTTGTTCATAAATTGGTTGAAGCGTGCAACAGTGTTGATATTGCCCACGGCGAACGTTGCCCATTGCCGTTTCTTTCTGCCATGGTTGACGACTGTATCGGGCGCGGTAAATCACTGCAAGAAGGGGGCGCAATTTACAACTTTACCGGCCCACAAGCGTTTGGTATTGCCGATAGTGGCGACTCGGTTTATGCCATGCAAAAACAGGTGTTTGATGACAAGAAACTGTCGTTAGCGGAACTGAAAACCGCCCTTGATGCGAACTTTGATTATCAAGGACAGCCACAAACAGCAAGCCGAATGTCACTTGGTGAAGATGAAATTAACGCACTGGTTCAACGCATCGTAGAACAAAATGGCGCACTGGAACCGGCGGCGATTAAAGAAGAGGTGTATCGTCAACTGTCAGAAACAAATGTGACTCCGGCGTCTAGCGGGCGTATGTCCCGTAACGAGGAGATTCGTCATATTCTCGAAAACACGCCTTGTTTTGGCAACGACATTGATGCCGTCGATTATGTCGCTCGTCGTTGTGCATTGGTTTATTGCCAAGAGGTGGAAAAATACACCAACCCGCGTGGAGGACGTTTCCAAGCAGGGATTTATCCTGTTTCAGCCAACGTTTTATTTGGTAAAGATGTGGCAGCACTTCCTGATGGTCGTTTGGCTAAACAGCCTTTGGCGGATGGGGTGTCACCACGGCAGGGTAAAGACATCTTAGGGCCAACCGCGGCTGCCAACTCGGTCGCCAAATTGGATCACTTTATCGCCTCCAACGGTACGCTCTACAACCAGAAATTCCTGCCTTCTGCATTAGCCGGTGAAAAAGGCTTACGTCATTTCAGTGGTTTGGTGCGCAGCTATTTTGATAAGAAAGGGATGCATGTTCAGTTCAATGTCATTGATCGTGACTTGTTACTGGATGCTCAACAGCACCCCGAAGAGCACCAAGACTTGGTGGTTCGCGTGGCGGGATACAGTGCGCAATTTATTGTGTTAGCCAAAGAGGTACAAGACGACATCATCAGTCGTACCGAGCAAACCTTCTAA
- a CDS encoding GlcG/HbpS family heme-binding protein gives MKSHDELFDTPIASATAPKPTQAPQKISLHDAMLLGEFAKQKALEMNLPVVFCLVDASGHQRYFFSMEDALLVSHTVAVKKAWTAVALKMSTQQLAQEIQPGKSLYTLQNDASLCCFGGGIPLWSGNLLVGALGISGGSVEQDVTVAQYAVTQFSQRYYSLLPA, from the coding sequence GTGAAGAGTCATGATGAATTGTTCGACACTCCTATCGCGAGTGCGACAGCCCCAAAACCAACGCAAGCCCCACAAAAAATTTCCTTGCATGACGCCATGTTATTGGGCGAATTCGCAAAACAGAAAGCGCTAGAAATGAATTTGCCGGTCGTGTTTTGCTTAGTGGATGCTAGTGGGCATCAACGCTATTTCTTCTCCATGGAAGATGCGCTGTTAGTTAGCCATACCGTAGCGGTTAAAAAGGCGTGGACAGCAGTGGCACTGAAAATGTCGACCCAACAATTAGCACAAGAAATTCAGCCGGGTAAGAGTCTGTATACCTTACAAAATGACGCAAGTTTGTGTTGTTTTGGTGGGGGCATTCCATTGTGGAGTGGCAACCTGTTAGTGGGAGCGCTAGGCATCAGTGGTGGCAGCGTGGAACAAGACGTTACGGTAGCGCAATACGCAGTCACCCAATTTAGTCAGCGTTACTACTCATTATTACCTGCATAA